A genomic window from Thermococcus nautili includes:
- the nikR gene encoding nickel-responsive transcriptional regulator NikR → MKVVRFGVSVPEELLEKFDRIIEEKGYVNRSEAIRDLMRDFIIRHEWETGDAEVAGTITMLYNHDEADVVKELLDLQHDYLDEIVSSIHVHMDEHNCLEVVIVKGKASRIKEIADRLLSLKGVKHGKLVMTGTGKELV, encoded by the coding sequence ATGAAGGTGGTCCGTTTCGGCGTCTCCGTACCTGAGGAACTGCTTGAAAAGTTCGACAGGATAATCGAGGAAAAGGGCTACGTGAACAGGAGCGAGGCGATAAGGGATTTGATGAGGGACTTCATAATCAGGCACGAGTGGGAGACCGGCGATGCGGAAGTTGCCGGAACGATAACGATGCTCTACAACCACGATGAAGCGGACGTCGTTAAAGAGCTCCTCGACCTACAGCACGACTACCTTGATGAAATAGTTTCCAGCATTCACGTCCACATGGACGAGCACAACTGCCTCGAGGTCGTCATCGTCAAGGGGAAGGCGAGCAGGATAAAGGAGATAGCGGACAGGCTTTTGAGCCTCAAGGGAGTGAAGCACGGCAAGCTCGTCATGACGGGGACGGGGAAGGAGCTGGTTTAA
- a CDS encoding Ribonuclease P protein component 3, giving the protein MSGRDYFIEMDVRSAEAYELAKEWFDEVVFTKKLVLDNEPDWDSLKEEVRELRKTYGKVALLLVTKKPSLIRAFRARNLRALLYVQGGDMRVNRMAIEAKVDALISPWLGRKDYGFDHTLAGMAGRRGVAIGFSLSPLLRANPYERALTLRFMAKVWELVRKYRVPRFITSSAESRWEVRGPRDLMSLGINIGMEIPEARASLNFHPRRILGKLE; this is encoded by the coding sequence ATGAGCGGGAGGGACTACTTCATCGAGATGGACGTCAGGAGCGCGGAGGCCTACGAGTTAGCTAAGGAGTGGTTCGACGAGGTAGTCTTCACCAAAAAGCTCGTCCTCGACAATGAGCCGGACTGGGACTCGCTGAAGGAAGAGGTTAGGGAGCTTCGAAAGACCTACGGAAAGGTTGCACTCCTGCTCGTAACTAAGAAGCCGAGCCTGATACGGGCCTTCAGGGCCAGGAACCTCAGGGCTCTGCTCTACGTTCAGGGAGGCGACATGAGGGTCAACAGAATGGCAATCGAGGCAAAGGTTGACGCCCTGATAAGCCCCTGGCTCGGGAGGAAGGACTACGGTTTCGACCACACCTTGGCGGGAATGGCCGGCAGGAGGGGCGTAGCAATTGGCTTCTCGCTCTCACCCCTTTTGAGGGCGAATCCCTACGAGAGGGCCCTAACGCTCCGCTTCATGGCCAAGGTCTGGGAGCTTGTCAGAAAGTACCGCGTCCCGCGCTTCATCACGAGCTCCGCCGAGAGCAGGTGGGAGGTTCGCGGGCCGAGGGACTTGATGAGCCTCGGGATAAACATCGGAATGGAGATTCCAGAGGCGAGGGCAAGCCTGAACTTCCACCCGAGGCGGATTCTCGGCAAACTCGAGTAG
- a CDS encoding TIGR00341 family protein: MLKVEVTCGLDEREKLEEVLKKWGVPFYTEEVKANGKGALKVTAFAPDFVINDLVDELVRAVDMRKGHASITWSQVSGRSVRYSSAVRSLERFRGRWSIADIEGLIESANSQARVDPIQLTLGAVASMVALFGLIGNNIVMIISAMLLSPILGPLYGFSLNVVMGRGRDALTAVSSILKLLTVIFTSALVVSLLLKLFGLMPAEPTREILIRGDSGIVYILLAVLLGYAGVVAIVSRIPEILAGVSIAAALVPPTTVVGISLAMGWWGIFFGSLRLTVENVLGLLIGSLLGLYILNVSPRSYYEKRSAKLYTKRTMAVLGIMLLFLILLELAK, translated from the coding sequence GTGCTGAAGGTCGAGGTCACCTGCGGGCTCGACGAGCGGGAGAAGCTTGAAGAGGTTCTGAAAAAGTGGGGCGTTCCCTTCTACACCGAGGAAGTGAAGGCCAACGGGAAGGGCGCCCTCAAGGTCACGGCCTTCGCGCCGGACTTCGTGATAAACGACCTCGTTGACGAGCTCGTCAGAGCCGTTGACATGAGGAAGGGCCACGCCTCAATAACCTGGTCGCAGGTCAGCGGGAGGTCGGTGCGCTACTCCTCCGCCGTCAGGTCCCTTGAAAGGTTCCGGGGTAGGTGGAGTATTGCCGACATCGAGGGCCTCATCGAGAGCGCCAACTCCCAGGCAAGGGTTGACCCGATTCAGCTGACCCTCGGGGCCGTTGCCTCAATGGTTGCCCTCTTCGGCCTGATAGGCAACAACATCGTTATGATAATCTCGGCGATGCTCCTCTCGCCAATCCTCGGCCCCCTCTACGGCTTCTCGCTCAACGTCGTTATGGGGCGCGGAAGGGACGCCCTAACCGCCGTCTCCTCGATTCTCAAGCTCCTGACGGTTATATTCACCTCAGCCCTCGTCGTCTCCCTTCTCCTGAAGCTCTTTGGTCTCATGCCGGCTGAACCGACGAGAGAAATCCTCATCAGGGGAGATTCGGGGATTGTTTACATCCTCCTCGCGGTCCTCCTCGGCTACGCTGGCGTGGTGGCGATAGTGAGCAGAATTCCCGAGATTCTTGCCGGAGTTTCGATAGCGGCCGCCCTCGTGCCTCCGACAACCGTCGTGGGAATCTCGCTCGCGATGGGCTGGTGGGGCATCTTCTTTGGCTCGCTCCGCCTCACGGTTGAGAACGTCCTCGGCCTGCTCATAGGTTCCCTACTCGGCCTCTACATCCTCAACGTCTCGCCGAGGAGCTACTACGAGAAGCGGTCCGCGAAGCTCTACACGAAGAGGACGATGGCAGTCCTCGGCATTATGCTGCTCTTCCTAATCCTGCTGGAACTGGCAAAGTAA
- a CDS encoding TrpB-like pyridoxal phosphate-dependent enzyme: MKAVLPDSKIPKRWYNILPDLPEPLAPPLDPETDEPMGPEKLLRIFAEELVKQEMSTERYIEIPKKVRELYAKIGRPTPLFRATNLEKALGTSAKIYFKYEGATVTGSHKINTALAQAYYAKEQGIERLVTETGAGQWGTALSLAGALLGLKVRVYMARASYFQKPYRKTIMRLYGAEIYPSPSDRTEIGRKFLSEDPNHPGGLGIAISEAIEDVLRDEKARYALGSVLNHVLMHQTVIGLEAIEQMKEFEEPDVIVGCVGGGSNFAGLAYPFVRDVLSGKKEYEFIAVEPKAAPSMTRGVYKYDFGDSGGYTPKMKMHTLGHTYYVPPIHAGGLRYHGLAPTLSVLINHGIVRPVAYHQNEVFQAAELFAKTEGIIPAPESAHAIKGVIDRALKAKEEGKEEVILFNLSGHGLLDLKGYEDYLDGKLEDYEPDYFPALETP, from the coding sequence ATGAAAGCCGTTCTGCCCGATTCGAAGATACCAAAGAGATGGTACAACATACTGCCCGACCTCCCGGAGCCCTTGGCTCCGCCCCTCGACCCGGAAACCGACGAGCCGATGGGGCCGGAGAAGCTGTTGAGGATTTTCGCTGAGGAGCTTGTAAAGCAGGAGATGAGCACGGAAAGGTACATCGAGATTCCAAAGAAGGTCCGTGAACTCTACGCCAAGATAGGCAGGCCAACACCACTTTTCCGCGCCACAAATCTCGAAAAGGCCCTCGGCACGTCCGCTAAAATCTACTTCAAGTATGAAGGGGCTACCGTAACCGGAAGCCACAAGATAAACACCGCTTTAGCTCAGGCCTACTACGCAAAGGAGCAGGGAATAGAGAGGCTCGTTACCGAGACCGGAGCCGGCCAGTGGGGAACCGCTTTGAGCCTGGCCGGTGCTCTTCTCGGGTTAAAAGTTCGCGTTTACATGGCGCGCGCCAGCTACTTCCAGAAGCCCTACAGAAAGACGATAATGCGCCTCTACGGGGCCGAAATCTACCCGAGTCCGAGCGACAGAACCGAGATAGGTCGGAAGTTCCTGAGCGAGGACCCCAACCACCCCGGCGGCCTTGGAATAGCGATAAGCGAGGCGATTGAAGACGTTTTAAGGGACGAAAAAGCCCGCTACGCCCTCGGGAGCGTTCTCAACCACGTGCTCATGCACCAGACCGTCATCGGCCTCGAGGCCATTGAGCAGATGAAGGAGTTCGAGGAGCCGGACGTTATAGTCGGATGCGTCGGCGGTGGAAGCAACTTCGCCGGGCTGGCGTATCCTTTCGTGAGGGACGTTCTGAGCGGTAAAAAAGAGTACGAGTTCATAGCGGTCGAGCCGAAAGCCGCCCCGAGCATGACGCGCGGGGTTTACAAGTACGACTTCGGCGACTCCGGAGGCTACACCCCAAAGATGAAGATGCACACACTCGGCCACACCTACTACGTCCCGCCGATACACGCAGGCGGCCTGCGCTACCACGGCTTAGCTCCGACGCTGAGCGTCCTCATAAACCACGGAATAGTCAGGCCAGTAGCTTACCACCAGAACGAGGTCTTCCAGGCGGCGGAGCTGTTCGCGAAGACCGAGGGCATAATCCCAGCACCCGAAAGCGCCCACGCGATAAAGGGCGTCATAGACAGGGCGTTAAAGGCGAAGGAAGAAGGAAAGGAGGAGGTCATACTCTTCAACCTGAGTGGCCACGGCCTGCTCGACCTGAAGGGCTACGAGGATTACCTGGATGGAAAGCTCGAGGACTACGAGCCGGACTACTTCCCGGCTCTGGAGACGCCCTGA